In Miscanthus floridulus cultivar M001 chromosome 8, ASM1932011v1, whole genome shotgun sequence, the sequence GCGGACCTCGCGGAGGTAGAGGCGGACGGCGCGCGCCGCGAAGGGGTTAGACTCCGGGCGGCCACCGTTCTCCTCGAAGGCGGCGCGGAGGCGGCCCACCAGCGCGTCGAGGCTGCCCCACGCCTGGCGCAGCGGGCAGGGGCACGGCGCCGGCGGGTTCGGGTGGCCGAAGAAGGGGCACGGCGCCGTGTGGACCTTGGTCTTGCCGAACTGGTCCAGGTACCGCAGGAACTCCAGCACGTGCGCGCCGCTGCACTGCGCCAGGCTCAGCGGCGGCCGGTGGTTCCGCAGGTACTGCCCGAACGTGTTCCAGTCCCGCCGCTTCTGCGCCTCGTACCGGCTCGGCGTCTGcggcgtgccgccgccgccgcccggcgccGACGAAGACGCCCCGCTGCTCGATCcaacgcctccgcctccgccgccatcACCACCGCCTCCCGGGCTCTCGGGGTTCGGGGACAGGTCCATCGATTAATCTGGCATCCACGAATCAGATACAAACACATGAACGATTGATATGATGCAGCCGGTGATTACATGCGCCTTTTTGGGATCTATATATCTGGGCGCCCTCCTCGATCGATCTCTTCTTTGCCTGTCCATGTGCGTGTGAAAGCGATGCATCTTTCATATTTATGCATAAAAAGAAAAGGATACTTACAAGAAACATTATTTTTCAGAGCAAGCTAAGCTAGTGTATGATATGCGGTCAGTCAAATTATTATACATGTGGGGATGGGGAACTGGATTCTACAGTATTTTCTTGGAGAGGCAGCATGCAGTCATTGGCGCGCTTCCAAGCAAATATACCTTTGGTGGCGATGGCGGCTGatctcggcggcggcggccgcgcgcgTCGGAGTGGTGGATGGAGAAGCTTCCAGCAGGAGCTCTAGTTGGAGCTGAAGCTGGCTCGAGATTCCGCAAAGAGAAGAGATGAGGAAAAAGATAAAAAGGAGCTTAGCTTGGACTTGGAGAGTGGTGCATACCCTTGCTTGTTGCTCAGCTCACCTGGAGACTGGATGGTTGGTAGTGGTGGCTGGTTGCTGACTGGCGTTGCTCGTCGTCTCATAGGCCCATTGATCTGAGGCGGAGGAGCTGCATGCCGCCGGCTACTACTATTTTTGGAGGGGGGATGtgcagggtggtggtg encodes:
- the LOC136474269 gene encoding protein G1-like3, whose translation is MDLSPNPESPGGGGDGGGGGGVGSSSGASSSAPGGGGGTPQTPSRYEAQKRRDWNTFGQYLRNHRPPLSLAQCSGAHVLEFLRYLDQFGKTKVHTAPCPFFGHPNPPAPCPCPLRQAWGSLDALVGRLRAAFEENGGRPESNPFAARAVRLYLREVREHQARARGVSYEKKKRKKPQTPDHASGSGGQGPHHPPPPAPPSAGAAC